From Gimesia panareensis, the proteins below share one genomic window:
- a CDS encoding 3-keto-disaccharide hydrolase, which translates to MVAVSFLWGAELAWAQSSTPAAPAGNEKKAPVPEKKAPPAPQSLPGPEKLLNGGNFWDHWKFVSEEAKEANRNVTWKVVSGVKDQPSVLICSGKPYGYIRTQKSYENFQFSMEWMYPSDPNANSGILLFTTEPDKVWPKAFQVQLHRPEAGYVFPTPGSGAKSANKLSPTTPLDLPVGKWHKCVLTCRSGNISVMINGLKLGEVTGCDPSKGAIALQSEGSEIHFRNLVVEVLAPAPAPESPTKPKKDGES; encoded by the coding sequence ATGGTAGCGGTCAGTTTTCTCTGGGGGGCAGAGCTGGCATGGGCTCAGTCTTCGACACCAGCAGCACCTGCCGGGAATGAGAAAAAAGCCCCTGTACCAGAGAAGAAAGCCCCGCCAGCTCCACAATCGCTGCCCGGTCCGGAGAAGCTGCTCAATGGCGGCAATTTCTGGGATCACTGGAAATTCGTCAGCGAGGAAGCGAAGGAAGCCAATCGAAATGTGACCTGGAAAGTGGTCAGCGGTGTGAAAGATCAACCCAGCGTTCTGATCTGTTCCGGGAAACCATATGGTTATATCCGGACCCAGAAGTCATACGAAAACTTCCAGTTCAGCATGGAGTGGATGTACCCCAGCGACCCGAATGCCAACAGCGGCATTTTACTGTTTACAACCGAACCAGATAAGGTCTGGCCCAAAGCATTTCAGGTGCAACTGCACCGACCCGAAGCCGGCTACGTGTTTCCCACTCCAGGCAGTGGTGCGAAATCAGCTAACAAGCTTTCGCCAACCACTCCTCTGGATCTGCCTGTGGGCAAGTGGCACAAGTGTGTGTTAACCTGTCGTTCCGGAAATATCTCCGTGATGATCAACGGACTCAAACTGGGTGAAGTCACCGGTTGCGATCCGAGTAAAGGGGCAATTGCCCTGCAGAGTGAAGGCTCGGAAATTCACTTCCGCAATCTGGTCGTCGAAGTGCTGGCTCCCGCGCCAGCCCCCGAGTCGCCCACCAAACCAAAAAAGGATGGCGAATCCTGA
- a CDS encoding universal stress protein, with protein sequence MSYFHGKKILVPVDFSEASLEAIKKAIEIAEDPSSVTVVHVMIPLDLVSPGVLFGGLTDEKRTDHVNKLAKEEFTKHQIEGVTFETLIGDPGIKIADYAKEKEIELIVIPSHGYTGLTRLALGSVAERVLRHAPCPTLVLRQPKS encoded by the coding sequence ATGAGTTACTTCCACGGCAAAAAAATTCTGGTCCCCGTTGATTTCTCAGAAGCCTCTCTGGAAGCGATCAAAAAGGCCATTGAAATCGCGGAAGATCCATCCTCAGTGACGGTCGTGCACGTGATGATCCCGCTGGACCTGGTTTCCCCTGGGGTGCTGTTCGGGGGACTGACCGATGAAAAACGCACCGATCACGTCAATAAACTGGCGAAAGAAGAATTCACGAAGCACCAGATCGAAGGGGTTACCTTTGAAACCCTGATCGGCGATCCCGGTATCAAGATCGCAGACTATGCGAAAGAGAAGGAAATAGAACTGATCGTCATTCCGTCACACGGCTATACCGGGCTGACCAGACTGGCACTGGGCTCAGTGGCAGAACGGGTCTTGCGGCACGCCCCCTGCCCGACTCTGGTACTGAGACAACCAAAGTCCTGA
- a CDS encoding alanine/glycine:cation symporter family protein produces the protein MKYQRLPALVISRPLLMATLTMILWGGLASATQAQDDSPAEQPAKTEQQTASLEAALEKAEAKADQPATGGFALVEQKVDELFGQFNSILGSLIFYPVPVTPTQIEKGTGVPLAVLWLVIGATYFTLRMNFINIRAFKHAILLVLGKYDNPEDEGEVTHFQALTAALSATVGLGNIAGVAVAISTGGPGAMFWMMLAGLLGMTSKFAECTLAQIYRRINPDGRVMGGPMCYLSTGLMQHFPGNGALKGLGGFLSILFAVMCIGGSLAGGNAFQVKLSLGAVAETFPFLKENSWVYGLIMALFVGIVIIGGIRSIARTTEKIVPFMCGIYVLAGLAIIILNIQKVPASFMAIIEGAFNPDALYGGIMGVLIIGFQRAAFSNEAGVGSAAIAHSAAKTEYPVREGIVASLGPFIDTIVICTMTALVMIITGAYNDPQYADLIAAKEGAALTSEAMDSQIPYFKYVLSVSVILFAYSTMISWSYYGERCWAFLFGDSQKVSMAYRILFLVFVVLGSIVSATNVLDFGDLMILGMAFPNILGVLLLSNRVKKELDGYWTRYKSGEFDQQGN, from the coding sequence ATGAAATACCAAAGGCTACCTGCCCTCGTTATCTCACGCCCCCTGCTGATGGCAACTCTGACCATGATCTTGTGGGGAGGGTTAGCCTCCGCAACTCAAGCGCAGGATGACTCTCCTGCGGAGCAACCAGCCAAAACAGAACAGCAAACCGCATCTCTGGAAGCTGCCCTCGAAAAAGCCGAGGCTAAGGCAGATCAACCCGCCACTGGTGGGTTCGCTTTGGTTGAACAAAAAGTAGACGAGCTGTTTGGCCAGTTTAACAGCATCCTGGGAAGCTTGATTTTTTATCCGGTGCCCGTCACACCGACGCAGATCGAAAAGGGAACCGGAGTCCCTTTGGCGGTACTCTGGCTGGTGATCGGTGCCACCTATTTCACGCTTCGTATGAATTTCATTAATATTCGCGCCTTCAAACATGCGATTCTGCTGGTCCTGGGAAAATACGATAACCCGGAGGATGAAGGGGAAGTCACCCACTTCCAGGCTTTAACCGCTGCCCTGTCTGCGACCGTGGGCCTGGGAAACATTGCCGGGGTCGCAGTGGCGATCAGCACTGGTGGCCCCGGTGCCATGTTCTGGATGATGCTGGCTGGCCTCCTGGGAATGACCTCCAAATTTGCAGAATGTACCCTCGCCCAGATCTATCGTCGCATCAATCCCGATGGTCGTGTCATGGGGGGGCCCATGTGCTACCTGTCTACCGGACTGATGCAGCACTTCCCCGGCAATGGCGCCCTGAAAGGATTGGGAGGCTTCCTGTCAATTCTGTTTGCCGTCATGTGTATCGGTGGATCGCTGGCAGGGGGTAATGCGTTTCAGGTCAAGCTTTCACTTGGTGCCGTAGCAGAAACTTTTCCATTCCTGAAAGAGAACAGCTGGGTATACGGCCTGATCATGGCACTCTTTGTCGGGATTGTGATTATCGGCGGGATTCGCAGCATTGCCCGAACCACGGAAAAAATTGTCCCTTTCATGTGCGGTATTTACGTACTCGCCGGACTGGCAATCATTATCCTGAATATTCAAAAAGTCCCAGCATCGTTTATGGCCATCATCGAAGGTGCCTTTAACCCGGACGCACTGTATGGCGGAATCATGGGCGTGCTGATCATCGGCTTCCAGCGCGCGGCCTTCTCCAATGAAGCCGGCGTCGGGTCGGCCGCGATCGCCCACTCGGCTGCCAAAACAGAATACCCCGTCAGAGAAGGTATCGTCGCTTCCCTGGGACCGTTTATTGATACAATCGTGATCTGCACCATGACCGCGCTGGTCATGATCATTACCGGCGCCTACAACGATCCCCAATACGCGGATTTGATTGCAGCCAAGGAAGGAGCCGCCCTGACTTCCGAAGCCATGGATTCCCAGATTCCGTATTTCAAATATGTGCTCTCTGTCTCGGTCATCCTGTTCGCCTACTCGACAATGATCTCCTGGTCTTACTATGGAGAACGTTGCTGGGCGTTTCTGTTCGGCGACAGCCAGAAAGTGTCCATGGCCTATCGGATCCTGTTTCTGGTCTTTGTGGTCCTGGGTTCGATTGTCTCAGCCACTAACGTACTCGACTTCGGCGACCTGATGATCCTGGGAATGGCCTTCCCCAATATCCTGGGCGTACTGCTGCTTTCGAACCGGGTCAAAAAAGAACTCGACGGCTACTGGACCCGTTACAAGTCCGGTGAATTTGACCAACAGGGAAATTGA
- a CDS encoding helix-turn-helix transcriptional regulator: protein MRVSIDENDRSFLLGLNRLKSATIQEICEQEGVTATAVRQRLVRLQGLDLIARTQVKEGRGRPHYTYSVTSLGMRLLGDNYAELANILWDELKGIDNEELRCRLASRIQTALVQQYGRNVDAPSLQGRMEQLKQALEERGFVVELDHTGPLPILREHNCPYHDIASADASICELEQRVFERVLGTKMHLSECCLDGHHCCEFEAQSS, encoded by the coding sequence ATGCGAGTTTCAATTGATGAAAATGATCGTAGCTTTCTGCTGGGGCTCAATCGTCTGAAGTCTGCCACGATTCAGGAAATCTGTGAACAGGAAGGCGTGACAGCGACGGCAGTCCGTCAGCGCCTGGTCCGTTTGCAGGGACTGGACCTGATCGCACGGACGCAAGTCAAGGAAGGCCGTGGTCGACCTCACTACACCTATTCGGTGACCAGTCTGGGAATGAGACTGCTGGGCGACAACTACGCTGAGCTGGCCAATATCCTCTGGGACGAGCTCAAGGGGATCGACAACGAAGAACTCCGCTGCCGCCTGGCATCGCGCATCCAGACGGCGCTCGTACAACAGTATGGTCGAAACGTAGATGCCCCCTCCCTCCAGGGGCGAATGGAGCAGCTCAAGCAGGCTCTGGAAGAGCGGGGGTTTGTGGTCGAACTGGATCACACCGGGCCACTGCCGATTTTACGGGAACATAATTGTCCTTACCATGATATTGCCAGTGCAGATGCTTCAATCTGCGAACTGGAGCAGAGAGTCTTTGAACGCGTGCTCGGCACCAAGATGCATCTTTCTGAATGCTGTCTGGACGGGCACCATTGCTGTGAATTTGAGGCACAGTCCAGTTGA
- the sufC gene encoding Fe-S cluster assembly ATPase SufC: MSLLKITDLHVSVSGTPILKGVNLEIKQGEIHALMGPNGSGKSTLAYAMAGHPSYEITQGKIEIDGTDISELDPNERARLGLFLAFQYPVVIPGVKVADFLRHAMSNVRDPERKEGEKLIPMREFRKELREQMTDLGMDPEMARRYLNEGFSGGEKKRMEILQLALLKPKFAVLDETDSGLDSDAVKVVSEGLSRLSGPEMGVLIITHHERLLEFNQPQFTHVMLAGRIVETGDAQLAAELHEHGYTSIRERHPEAAAEEVSETVEPV, from the coding sequence ATGAGTTTGTTGAAAATTACCGACTTGCATGTCTCAGTCAGTGGCACTCCGATCCTGAAAGGGGTCAACCTGGAAATTAAACAGGGGGAGATTCATGCTTTGATGGGCCCCAATGGTTCCGGCAAAAGTACACTGGCTTATGCGATGGCAGGCCATCCCAGCTATGAAATTACTCAGGGGAAAATTGAAATTGACGGGACGGATATTTCAGAACTGGATCCCAATGAACGTGCCCGGCTGGGGCTGTTTCTGGCGTTCCAGTATCCCGTGGTGATTCCCGGTGTGAAAGTCGCCGACTTCCTGCGGCATGCGATGTCCAACGTACGAGACCCGGAACGTAAAGAAGGTGAAAAACTGATCCCGATGCGTGAGTTCCGTAAGGAACTGCGGGAGCAGATGACAGACCTGGGCATGGATCCGGAAATGGCCCGCCGATATTTGAATGAAGGTTTTTCCGGCGGTGAAAAGAAACGGATGGAAATCCTGCAACTGGCACTGTTGAAGCCCAAGTTTGCTGTACTGGACGAGACCGACAGTGGTCTGGACAGTGATGCAGTCAAAGTGGTGAGCGAAGGATTGAGCCGACTCTCAGGGCCGGAAATGGGCGTACTGATTATTACCCACCACGAGCGACTGCTGGAATTCAATCAGCCGCAATTCACACATGTGATGCTGGCTGGCCGAATCGTCGAAACCGGCGATGCTCAACTGGCAGCCGAGTTACACGAACACGGTTACACCAGTATTCGCGAACGTCATCCAGAGGCGGCAGCCGAAGAAGTTTCAGAAACCGTAGAACCAGTTTAA
- the sufB gene encoding Fe-S cluster assembly protein SufB, which yields MATRLDTNSENESVDIGDYQYGFHDPTDKYVFTGQKGLNAEIVAQISEMKNEPAWMREFRLKSFEIFESKPTPEWGGDLSELNYQDIHYFVRASEGQGRSWDDVPDDIRKTYDRLGIPEAEKKFLAGVKAQYESEVVYGSLQEDLAKQGVIFTDTDSALKDHPDLLKEYFGKVIPPDDNKYAALNSAVWSGGSFVYVPPGVHIEFPLQAYFRINSENMGQFERTLVIVDEGASCHYVEGCTAPTYSSESLHSAVVEIIVKKGGRFRYTTIQNWSNNVYNLVTKRAFAYEDSLMEWVDGNLGSKLTMKYPAIFLMGEGARGETLSIAFAGKGQHQDAGAKMVHCAPNTSSRIISKSISKDGGRSSYRGLVRVDPKADHCKSNVVCDALLLDPESRSDTYPYIEIEDNDVAIEHEASVSKIGEEQLFYLMSRGLTEAEASSMIVTGFIEPLVKELPMEYAVEMNRLIELQMEGSIG from the coding sequence ATGGCAACCAGGTTGGATACCAATTCGGAAAATGAAAGCGTAGATATTGGTGATTACCAATACGGATTTCATGATCCCACCGACAAATATGTATTCACCGGTCAGAAAGGTTTGAATGCGGAAATCGTCGCCCAGATTTCCGAGATGAAAAATGAACCAGCCTGGATGCGGGAATTTCGTTTGAAATCATTCGAGATTTTTGAATCGAAACCAACTCCCGAATGGGGCGGCGACCTCTCCGAATTGAATTATCAGGATATTCATTATTTCGTTCGTGCTTCGGAAGGACAGGGACGCAGCTGGGATGACGTTCCCGATGATATTCGTAAGACCTACGACCGTCTGGGGATTCCCGAGGCAGAAAAGAAGTTTCTGGCTGGTGTGAAAGCCCAGTACGAATCGGAAGTGGTATATGGAAGTCTGCAGGAAGACCTGGCCAAACAGGGCGTGATCTTTACCGACACCGACTCTGCACTGAAAGATCATCCCGATCTGCTGAAGGAATACTTTGGAAAAGTGATTCCCCCTGATGACAATAAATATGCTGCTTTGAACTCAGCTGTCTGGTCAGGTGGTTCCTTTGTGTATGTTCCGCCGGGCGTTCACATCGAGTTTCCGCTGCAGGCCTACTTCCGGATTAACTCGGAAAACATGGGGCAGTTCGAGCGGACGCTGGTCATTGTGGATGAAGGGGCTTCCTGCCATTATGTCGAAGGCTGTACGGCACCGACTTACAGTTCAGAAAGTCTGCACTCGGCGGTAGTGGAAATCATCGTGAAAAAGGGAGGCCGCTTCCGTTATACCACGATTCAGAACTGGTCGAACAATGTGTATAACCTGGTGACCAAACGGGCGTTTGCCTACGAAGATTCACTGATGGAGTGGGTCGACGGAAACCTGGGTTCCAAGCTGACCATGAAATATCCTGCTATCTTCCTGATGGGAGAAGGCGCCCGCGGGGAAACCCTGTCGATCGCCTTTGCCGGCAAGGGACAGCACCAGGATGCCGGAGCTAAAATGGTGCACTGTGCTCCAAACACATCCAGCCGCATCATCTCCAAGAGTATCTCCAAAGATGGCGGCCGCTCCAGCTATCGTGGTCTGGTGAGAGTCGATCCCAAGGCGGATCACTGTAAGTCCAACGTGGTCTGTGATGCCCTGCTGCTGGATCCGGAAAGCCGCAGTGATACTTATCCCTACATTGAGATTGAAGACAATGATGTCGCGATCGAGCATGAAGCGAGCGTTTCCAAGATTGGTGAAGAGCAGCTGTTCTATCTGATGAGCCGCGGCTTAACCGAAGCGGAAGCGTCATCCATGATCGTGACCGGTTTCATTGAGCCACTGGTCAAAGAATTGCCCATGGAATATGCCGTCGAAATGAACCGACTCATTGAGTTGCAGATGGAAGGTTCGATTGGTTAG
- the sufD gene encoding Fe-S cluster assembly protein SufD, translated as MSTPSVNTSAEIPTGFGEAAFEAFLATRDEPAWVTESRRKAFQRYRELLETELDPEEWRRVDLRALRPDRFQLSATADSTQAEQESGTQTETLLTGQADFAGHVTHTDGQLISSELSEELAAKGVIFGDLATVIREHSELIQPHFMTKAVDSQRDRFTAWHAAFWTGGTVLYVPRNVVVDAPLHSLITLQSEKAADFSHTLVILEEGASATLLEETASASADLLGLHVGAVELILAKEARLRYVQLQNWNHKVWHIAHQAGRVENNGFLQWTVGGIGAKLAHIHQDVVLDGRGAEAEVNGVTFSTDKQIHSFYTQQGHNAPETRSDLLYKQVLRDQARAIWRGMIRVEPEGQQTNGYQRNDSLMLSPTCRADAIPGLEIEADDVRCTHGATAGRVDEEQIFYCMSRGMSEYEAMHMIVEGFFQTVFDRIPVEAVRETLNQAIIKKLGFGR; from the coding sequence ATGAGCACTCCGTCCGTGAACACGTCTGCTGAAATTCCCACGGGTTTTGGTGAAGCAGCATTTGAAGCATTTCTGGCCACGCGCGATGAACCTGCCTGGGTGACTGAGTCCCGGCGGAAGGCATTTCAGCGCTATCGCGAACTTCTGGAAACGGAACTGGATCCGGAAGAGTGGCGTCGCGTGGATTTGCGGGCTCTGCGTCCGGATCGGTTTCAGTTGTCTGCAACTGCTGATTCAACTCAGGCAGAACAGGAAAGCGGAACACAGACCGAGACACTGCTCACAGGGCAGGCTGACTTTGCCGGGCATGTGACGCATACCGACGGCCAGCTGATTTCCAGTGAGCTGTCGGAGGAGCTTGCTGCCAAAGGCGTGATTTTTGGTGACCTGGCGACTGTGATTCGCGAACATAGTGAATTGATCCAGCCGCATTTCATGACCAAAGCGGTCGATAGTCAGCGTGATCGCTTCACCGCGTGGCACGCCGCTTTCTGGACAGGGGGCACTGTTTTGTACGTGCCGCGTAATGTGGTGGTCGATGCCCCGTTGCATAGCTTGATTACCCTGCAGTCGGAAAAGGCAGCTGACTTCAGTCATACACTGGTCATCCTGGAAGAAGGGGCGTCTGCAACGCTCCTGGAGGAAACCGCCTCTGCAAGTGCTGATCTGCTTGGCTTGCACGTAGGCGCGGTCGAGCTCATCCTGGCGAAAGAGGCCCGGCTGCGATATGTGCAGCTGCAGAACTGGAATCACAAAGTCTGGCATATTGCCCACCAGGCGGGACGCGTGGAAAACAATGGCTTCCTGCAGTGGACCGTCGGGGGCATTGGGGCCAAACTGGCGCATATCCATCAGGATGTCGTACTGGATGGTCGGGGGGCAGAAGCGGAAGTCAATGGGGTGACCTTTTCGACTGATAAACAGATTCATTCGTTCTACACTCAGCAGGGACACAATGCTCCTGAAACCCGTTCCGATCTGTTGTACAAGCAGGTGTTGCGGGATCAGGCGCGAGCGATCTGGCGGGGAATGATCCGCGTTGAGCCGGAAGGTCAACAGACCAATGGCTATCAGCGCAACGATTCCCTCATGCTCTCTCCCACCTGCCGGGCCGATGCCATTCCTGGCCTGGAGATTGAAGCCGATGATGTGCGGTGTACGCATGGGGCTACCGCAGGACGGGTTGATGAAGAGCAGATCTTCTATTGTATGTCACGTGGCATGTCCGAGTACGAGGCCATGCATATGATCGTGGAAGGGTTTTTCCAGACCGTATTTGATCGAATTCCTGTGGAAGCTGTCCGTGAGACGCTGAATCAGGCAATTATCAAAAAATTAGGTTTTGGTCGGTAA
- a CDS encoding non-heme iron oxygenase ferredoxin subunit: MLDFEEIASVDDFKESDRLEVFIDDTPVLLLHVGEQYFAIEDVCTHDGQPLTDGCIEDGAIICPRHGARFDLQSGKALCMPATKPVRTFEVEVRDQKILARPQS; encoded by the coding sequence ATGCTCGATTTTGAAGAGATTGCCTCCGTTGACGATTTTAAAGAGTCTGACCGACTGGAAGTATTCATTGATGATACTCCGGTGTTGCTGCTCCATGTAGGGGAACAGTACTTCGCGATTGAAGATGTGTGTACGCATGACGGTCAACCGTTAACCGATGGTTGTATAGAAGATGGGGCGATTATCTGTCCTCGCCACGGTGCTCGCTTTGATTTGCAATCCGGAAAAGCACTCTGCATGCCTGCCACTAAGCCGGTTCGTACATTTGAAGTTGAAGTCAGAGATCAAAAAATCTTGGCTCGACCTCAATCATGA
- a CDS encoding metal-sulfur cluster assembly factor — MSDESRDETGEQKEENQLPVFSAFKGVGGDDALVEALKQVIDPELNINIVDLGLVYEILRAEEDPAKVTVSMTLTSPACPAGPQIITQAKMALERVDDVNEATIQLTMTPPWSPDLMTDDARDELGIF; from the coding sequence ATGTCCGATGAGTCCAGAGATGAGACTGGAGAACAGAAAGAGGAGAATCAACTCCCTGTATTTTCTGCATTTAAGGGAGTAGGAGGGGACGACGCGCTGGTGGAGGCGTTGAAACAGGTCATCGACCCTGAGTTAAATATTAATATCGTGGATCTGGGCCTCGTTTATGAGATCCTGCGCGCAGAAGAAGATCCTGCTAAAGTTACTGTATCCATGACATTAACCAGCCCCGCCTGCCCGGCCGGTCCACAGATAATTACCCAGGCTAAGATGGCTCTAGAGCGTGTGGATGATGTGAATGAAGCGACCATCCAACTGACGATGACACCTCCCTGGTCGCCAGATCTGATGACCGACGACGCCCGGGATGAATTGGGGATCTTCTAA
- the gatB gene encoding Asp-tRNA(Asn)/Glu-tRNA(Gln) amidotransferase subunit GatB: MDYTVIIGLEVHVQLQTRTKLFCGCSTKFNPDHPNTQTCPVCLGLPGALPVLNREAFHLGMKTGLAINCEIPSFTKWDRKQYYYPDLPKAYQISQYDLPMSQNGWLEIEIDAETGEKKKVGIIRAHLEEDAGKNSHDESGRGQDSKVDLNRCGTPLVEIVSEPDLRTAQEARKYLEELRLLLTYIDVSDCNMQEGSLRCDANVNLHVHQENGEVIATPIVEIKNLNSFRGVEQAIEYEVKRQWEEWQKTGLSMKDVPKETRGWDADRGVTLGQRGKEEAADYRYFPDPDLAPVTVTDAERESVLSELCERPASRRDRFEEDYQLSTYDAAVIIDQGRIFADYFETVAQGCGNGKQAANWVTQDVQRELNERSCDIDAFPITPDVLAALLKKVEASEITIKSARTVFQALLEEEDSSPSVEQIQTIIDEKGLGLVSDTGELETIIEAVVAKNEKAVADFQSGKQAAVGALIGQVMREIKGADPKTVRELLIKKMS; this comes from the coding sequence ATGGACTATACGGTGATTATCGGTCTTGAAGTCCACGTGCAGTTGCAGACCAGAACCAAACTCTTCTGTGGTTGTTCCACGAAGTTCAACCCGGACCATCCCAACACACAGACCTGCCCGGTCTGCCTGGGTCTGCCCGGCGCGCTGCCGGTCCTGAACCGAGAAGCCTTTCACCTGGGAATGAAAACCGGACTGGCGATCAACTGTGAAATCCCCTCGTTTACCAAGTGGGACCGTAAGCAGTATTATTACCCGGACCTGCCCAAAGCATATCAGATCAGTCAGTACGATCTCCCCATGAGCCAGAACGGCTGGCTGGAAATTGAGATCGATGCGGAAACCGGCGAAAAGAAAAAAGTGGGCATTATCCGTGCTCACCTCGAAGAAGATGCCGGCAAGAACAGTCACGACGAATCGGGGCGGGGGCAGGACAGTAAAGTCGACCTCAACCGCTGCGGAACTCCCCTGGTTGAAATCGTTTCCGAACCAGATTTGCGCACAGCCCAGGAAGCACGGAAATACCTGGAAGAACTGAGACTGTTGCTGACATACATCGATGTTTCCGACTGCAACATGCAGGAAGGGAGCCTGCGCTGTGATGCAAACGTGAACCTGCATGTGCACCAGGAAAATGGCGAGGTGATCGCCACACCGATCGTCGAAATCAAAAACCTCAACAGTTTCCGGGGCGTCGAACAGGCAATTGAGTATGAAGTCAAACGCCAGTGGGAAGAATGGCAGAAGACAGGACTGAGCATGAAAGACGTCCCCAAAGAAACCCGAGGCTGGGACGCCGACAGAGGAGTAACGCTGGGCCAGCGCGGCAAGGAAGAAGCCGCCGATTACCGGTATTTCCCCGACCCGGATCTGGCACCAGTTACTGTCACCGATGCAGAGCGAGAAAGCGTGCTGAGTGAACTCTGTGAACGCCCCGCCAGTCGCAGAGATCGCTTCGAAGAGGACTACCAACTCTCAACCTACGACGCTGCAGTAATCATCGACCAGGGACGCATTTTCGCAGACTACTTCGAAACGGTCGCCCAGGGTTGCGGGAACGGCAAACAGGCTGCAAACTGGGTGACCCAGGATGTCCAGCGCGAGTTGAACGAGCGCAGCTGTGACATCGATGCCTTTCCCATTACACCGGATGTCCTGGCAGCTCTGCTCAAAAAAGTCGAAGCCAGCGAAATCACCATTAAAAGCGCCCGCACAGTTTTTCAGGCATTGCTGGAAGAGGAAGACAGCTCACCCAGTGTCGAGCAGATTCAAACCATTATTGATGAAAAAGGCCTGGGCCTGGTCTCCGACACCGGAGAACTCGAAACGATCATCGAAGCTGTTGTCGCGAAAAACGAGAAAGCGGTCGCAGACTTTCAGAGTGGTAAACAGGCTGCTGTCGGAGCCCTGATCGGTCAGGTCATGCGGGAGATCAAAGGGGCTGACCCCAAAACGGTGAGGGAACTTTTAATCAAGAAAATGAGCTGA